Proteins encoded together in one Centropristis striata isolate RG_2023a ecotype Rhode Island chromosome 6, C.striata_1.0, whole genome shotgun sequence window:
- the kif23 gene encoding kinesin-like protein KIF23 isoform X3 — protein sequence MNRQAKGKTPRRPPNKKPSSNQKDPVGVYCRVRPLGAEDEECCIEVISSSTIQLHAPEGFKTNRNGEYKETQYSFKKVFGVSTSQIELFEHVAKPLVDDLIHGRNGLLFTYGVTGSGKTFTMTGSPGQGGLLPRSLDMIFNSIGPYQAKRYVFKTDDKNGMEVQNEVDALLERQRRENNLVPPKTPSSRQKLDPEIADMIKTEEGYKADGVDEDSSYSIFVSYIEIYNNYIYDLLEENQEDAIKPKWNGGGTPVRQNTEFIPPQSKILREDQNHNMYVAGCMEVEVKSAEEAFQVFWRGQKKRKVANTRLNRESSRSHSVLIVKLAQAPLDADGDNILQDKNQVTVSQLCLVDLAGSERTGRTGAEGTRIREAGNINQSLLNLRTCIEILRENQMCGTNRMVPYRDSKVTHLFKNYFDGEGKVKMVVCVNPKADDYEETLLVMRFAEMTQEVEVARPVDRPICGFTPGRRHRNQAFKEELSRKLEERGGPERGVPSVINHLVHSLPPLPTCELTDPHDDITLPRLIEALQNRQRIRQMMIDEYNNAANRMKSMLQELDNNLIAKDNFVHEQNGKLVEKDKMIQINKAEIERLEKITRMQEHKIDILQKTTKIYEGDNRSLKQELETRQQRLQRELSDKRRMEQRMQGVVTDTQYKWEKECDRRVNAMQLEMQNKLWVKDEKLKQLKAIVTESKTPGRPDPPPRQTQPQPQRPSREERLPAKRSASPSPVPCPVEPPHVRPVPGPVSATRVEEVEMNPRPACPVPSTSGSLSVANSVTAWEHRAAQDSRQGYRSPSTPTRPQTGSSASRARRRALCCAREEEEADSSQDSRQGYHSPSTPTRIQTPAGSSVSRARSRAPCYEEEEADSPTFSLDLIERSYRTATPVRPLHRRSRSAGGEKWVDHKPSSSLDLGTVLQPVIPNAIQVSAPSEKALSKCDRYVLTHQEVASDGEIQTKLIKGEVIKTRGGGQSVQFTDIETLKQELTTVPRRKRKSSEGAPANGERTDGAWTDVETRCSVAMEMRAGSSMGPGYEHHGITKRRKP from the exons ATGAACAGACAAGC gaAGGGTAAAACCCCTCGCAGGCCTCCTAATAAAAAGCCTAGCAGCAACCAGAAAGACCCGGTTGGG GTGTACTGTCGTGTACGACCTCTGGGTGCTGAGGATGAGGAGTGTTGTATTGAggtcatcagcagcagcacaatcCAGCTGCACGCACCTGAAGGCTTCAAAACAAACCGAAATGGAGAGTACAAAGAG aCACAGTATTCCTTCAAAAAAGTATTTGGAGTGTCAACATCCCAGATTGAGCTGTTTGAGCATGTGGCCAAACCTCTTGTTGACGACCTCATACATGGAAGAAATG GTCTGCTCTTCACTTACGGGGTCACAGGAAGCGGAAAGACGTTCACCATGACTGGCTCTCCAGGCCAGGGTGGACTTCTGCCTCGCTCGCTTGACATGATCTTCAACAGTATAGGGCCCTACCAGGCCAAAAGATAT GTTTTCAAGACTGATGACAAAAATGGTATGGAGGTCCAGAATGAAGTCGATGCTTTGTTGGAGCGCCAAAGGCGAGAAAACAACTTGGTTCCTCCTAAAACTCCCTCCTCAAG ACAAAAGCTTGATCCTGAAATAGCTGACATGATTAAGACAGAGGAGGGTTATAAAGCTGACGGTGTAGACGAAGACAGCAGCTACAGCATCTTCGTCTCCTACATTGAAATCTACAACAACTACATCTATGACCTCCTGGAGGAAAATCAGGAGGATGCAATCAAACCAAA GTGGAATGGTGGAGGCACACCTGTGCGCCAGAACACTGAGTTCAT ACCACCTCAATCTAAAATCCTCAGAGAGGATCAGAACCACAACATGTATGTTGCTGGTTGTATGGAGGTCGAAGTCAAGTCCGCGGAGGAGGCTTTTCAAGTATTCTGGAGAG gtcagaagaagagaaaggtTGCGAACACCCGCCTGAACAGAGAGTCCAGTCGCTCCCACAGCGTGCTCATCGTTAAACTGGCTCAGGCTCCTCTTGATGCAGATGGCGACAACATTCTCCAG GATAAAAACCAGGTGACTGTCAGTCAGCTGTGCCTGGTGGACTTGGCAGGGAGTGAGCGCACCGGTAGGACGGGAGCAGAAGGCACCCGTATACGTGAAGCAG GTAACATCAATCAGTCTCTGCTGAATCTGCGCACATGCATCGAGATACTTCGAGAGAACCAGATGTGTGGCACAAACAGG ATGGTCCCCTACAGAGACTCTAAAGTAACCCATCTGTTCAAGAACTACTTTGACGGAGAGGGGAAAGTCAAAATGGTCGTCTGTGTCAATCCCAAAGCAGACGACTACGAGGAAACCTTG CTGGTGATGCGGTTTGCGGAGATGACCCAGGAGGTGGAAGTGGCTCGGCCAGTGGACAGGCCCATCTGTGGCTTCACCCCGGGCCGTCGACATCGGAACCAGGCCTTTAAAGAGGAACTGTCTCGCAAGCTGGAGGAGCGAGGCGGTCCAGAAAGAG GTGTTCCCTCTGTTATAAATCACCTGGTGCACAGCCTCCCACCTCTACCCACCTGCGAGCTGACCGACCCccatgatgacatcacactgCCTAGGCTCATCGAAGCTCTGCAGAACAGACAGAGGATCAGACAGATGATGATTGACGAATATAACAACGCAG CCAACAGGATGAAGTCCATGCTTCAGGAACTGGACAATAACCTTATTGCCAAAGACAATTTTGTTCATGAACAAAATGGCAAACTGGTGGAGAAGGACAAAATGATCCAGATTAACAAGGCAGAGATCGAACGCTTGGAGAAAATAACTAGGATGCAAGAACACAAG ATTGACATCCTacagaaaacaactaaaatctATGAGGGTGACAATCGTTCACTGAAGCAGGAGCTGGAAACCAGACAGCAGAGGCTGCAGAGGGAGCTGTCTGACAAGAGACGCATGGAGCAGCGCATGCAAGGCGTGGTCACAGATACCCAGTACAAGTGGGAGAAAGAATGT GACCGTCGGGTTAATGCGATGCAGCTGGAGATGCAAAACAAACTTTGGGTGAAAGACGAGAAGCTGAAGCAGCTCAAGGCCATCGTGACGGAGAGCAAGACTCCAGGTCGTCCTGACCCTCCACCGCGCCAGACGCAGCCTCAGCCTCAGCGACCTTCAAGGGAGGAACGTCTCCCTGCAAAGAGATCAGCCTCGCCCTCGCCGGTCCCT TGCCCTGTTGAGCCTCCCCATGTCAGGCCAGTACCAGGGCCAGTCAGTGCCACTAGAGTTGAGGAAGTTGAGATGAACCCAAGGCCCGCCTGCCCCGTCCCCAGCACCAGTGGCTCCTTGTCTGTGGCTAACAGCGTCACTGCATGGGAGCATCGGGCAGCCCAAGACAGCAGGCAGGGTTACCGTTCCCCTAGTACGCCCACGAGACCCCAGACAGGCTCCTCAGCCAGCCGGGCCAGGAGGAGAGCTCTGTGTTGTGctagagaggaagaagaggcagACTCATCCCAGGACAGCAGACAGGGTTACCATTCCCCTAGTACACCCACAAGAATCCAGACTCCAGCAGGCTCCTCAGTCAGTCGGGCCAGGAGCAGAGCACCGTGTtatgaggaggaagaggcagACTCTCCTACATTCAGTCTAGACCTAATTGAGAGAAGCTACAGG ACGGCGACACCAGTGCGGCCGCTGCACCGTCGCTCCCGCTCTGCTGGCGGGGAGAAGTGGGTGGACCACAAGCCATCCTCCAGCTTGGACTTGGGTACAGTTCTGCAGCCAGTCATTCCCAATGCCATCCAAGTGTCTGCACCGAGTGAGAAGGCCCTATCTAAGTGTGACCGATATGTGTTAACACACCAGGAGGTGGCCTCTGATGGCGAGATACAGACCAAACTTATTAAG GGTGAGGTGATTaaaaccagaggaggaggacagtctGTCCAGTTCACTGACATCGAGACACTCAAACAGGAGCTCACCACCGTCCCAAG GCGCAAAAGAAAGTCTTCTGAAGGCGCACCTGCCAATGGAGAACGAACAGATGGAGCTTGGACAGATGTGGAGACGAGG tGTTCTGTGGCGATGGAGATGAGGGCTGGATCAAGCATGGGTCCTGGCTATGAGCATCATGGGATCACCAA GCGCAGAAAACCCTAA
- the kif23 gene encoding kinesin-like protein KIF23 isoform X1 encodes MNRQAKGKTPRRPPNKKPSSNQKDPVGVYCRVRPLGAEDEECCIEVISSSTIQLHAPEGFKTNRNGEYKETQYSFKKVFGVSTSQIELFEHVAKPLVDDLIHGRNGLLFTYGVTGSGKTFTMTGSPGQGGLLPRSLDMIFNSIGPYQAKRYVFKTDDKNGMEVQNEVDALLERQRRENNLVPPKTPSSRQKLDPEIADMIKTEEGYKADGVDEDSSYSIFVSYIEIYNNYIYDLLEENQEDAIKPKWNGGGTPVRQNTEFIPPQSKILREDQNHNMYVAGCMEVEVKSAEEAFQVFWRGQKKRKVANTRLNRESSRSHSVLIVKLAQAPLDADGDNILQDKNQVTVSQLCLVDLAGSERTGRTGAEGTRIREAGNINQSLLNLRTCIEILRENQMCGTNRMVPYRDSKVTHLFKNYFDGEGKVKMVVCVNPKADDYEETLLVMRFAEMTQEVEVARPVDRPICGFTPGRRHRNQAFKEELSRKLEERGGPERGVPSVINHLVHSLPPLPTCELTDPHDDITLPRLIEALQNRQRIRQMMIDEYNNAANRMKSMLQELDNNLIAKDNFVHEQNGKLVEKDKMIQINKAEIERLEKITRMQEHKIDILQKTTKIYEGDNRSLKQELETRQQRLQRELSDKRRMEQRMQGVVTDTQYKWEKECDRRVNAMQLEMQNKLWVKDEKLKQLKAIVTESKTPGRPDPPPRQTQPQPQRPSREERLPAKRSASPSPVPTATPVRPLHRRSRSAGGEKWVDHKPSSSLDLGTVLQPVIPNAIQVSAPSEKALSKCDRYVLTHQEVASDGEIQTKLIKGEVIKTRGGGQSVQFTDIETLKQELTTVPRRKRKSSEGAPANGERTDGAWTDVETRCSVAMEMRAGSSMGPGYEHHGITKRRKP; translated from the exons ATGAACAGACAAGC gaAGGGTAAAACCCCTCGCAGGCCTCCTAATAAAAAGCCTAGCAGCAACCAGAAAGACCCGGTTGGG GTGTACTGTCGTGTACGACCTCTGGGTGCTGAGGATGAGGAGTGTTGTATTGAggtcatcagcagcagcacaatcCAGCTGCACGCACCTGAAGGCTTCAAAACAAACCGAAATGGAGAGTACAAAGAG aCACAGTATTCCTTCAAAAAAGTATTTGGAGTGTCAACATCCCAGATTGAGCTGTTTGAGCATGTGGCCAAACCTCTTGTTGACGACCTCATACATGGAAGAAATG GTCTGCTCTTCACTTACGGGGTCACAGGAAGCGGAAAGACGTTCACCATGACTGGCTCTCCAGGCCAGGGTGGACTTCTGCCTCGCTCGCTTGACATGATCTTCAACAGTATAGGGCCCTACCAGGCCAAAAGATAT GTTTTCAAGACTGATGACAAAAATGGTATGGAGGTCCAGAATGAAGTCGATGCTTTGTTGGAGCGCCAAAGGCGAGAAAACAACTTGGTTCCTCCTAAAACTCCCTCCTCAAG ACAAAAGCTTGATCCTGAAATAGCTGACATGATTAAGACAGAGGAGGGTTATAAAGCTGACGGTGTAGACGAAGACAGCAGCTACAGCATCTTCGTCTCCTACATTGAAATCTACAACAACTACATCTATGACCTCCTGGAGGAAAATCAGGAGGATGCAATCAAACCAAA GTGGAATGGTGGAGGCACACCTGTGCGCCAGAACACTGAGTTCAT ACCACCTCAATCTAAAATCCTCAGAGAGGATCAGAACCACAACATGTATGTTGCTGGTTGTATGGAGGTCGAAGTCAAGTCCGCGGAGGAGGCTTTTCAAGTATTCTGGAGAG gtcagaagaagagaaaggtTGCGAACACCCGCCTGAACAGAGAGTCCAGTCGCTCCCACAGCGTGCTCATCGTTAAACTGGCTCAGGCTCCTCTTGATGCAGATGGCGACAACATTCTCCAG GATAAAAACCAGGTGACTGTCAGTCAGCTGTGCCTGGTGGACTTGGCAGGGAGTGAGCGCACCGGTAGGACGGGAGCAGAAGGCACCCGTATACGTGAAGCAG GTAACATCAATCAGTCTCTGCTGAATCTGCGCACATGCATCGAGATACTTCGAGAGAACCAGATGTGTGGCACAAACAGG ATGGTCCCCTACAGAGACTCTAAAGTAACCCATCTGTTCAAGAACTACTTTGACGGAGAGGGGAAAGTCAAAATGGTCGTCTGTGTCAATCCCAAAGCAGACGACTACGAGGAAACCTTG CTGGTGATGCGGTTTGCGGAGATGACCCAGGAGGTGGAAGTGGCTCGGCCAGTGGACAGGCCCATCTGTGGCTTCACCCCGGGCCGTCGACATCGGAACCAGGCCTTTAAAGAGGAACTGTCTCGCAAGCTGGAGGAGCGAGGCGGTCCAGAAAGAG GTGTTCCCTCTGTTATAAATCACCTGGTGCACAGCCTCCCACCTCTACCCACCTGCGAGCTGACCGACCCccatgatgacatcacactgCCTAGGCTCATCGAAGCTCTGCAGAACAGACAGAGGATCAGACAGATGATGATTGACGAATATAACAACGCAG CCAACAGGATGAAGTCCATGCTTCAGGAACTGGACAATAACCTTATTGCCAAAGACAATTTTGTTCATGAACAAAATGGCAAACTGGTGGAGAAGGACAAAATGATCCAGATTAACAAGGCAGAGATCGAACGCTTGGAGAAAATAACTAGGATGCAAGAACACAAG ATTGACATCCTacagaaaacaactaaaatctATGAGGGTGACAATCGTTCACTGAAGCAGGAGCTGGAAACCAGACAGCAGAGGCTGCAGAGGGAGCTGTCTGACAAGAGACGCATGGAGCAGCGCATGCAAGGCGTGGTCACAGATACCCAGTACAAGTGGGAGAAAGAATGT GACCGTCGGGTTAATGCGATGCAGCTGGAGATGCAAAACAAACTTTGGGTGAAAGACGAGAAGCTGAAGCAGCTCAAGGCCATCGTGACGGAGAGCAAGACTCCAGGTCGTCCTGACCCTCCACCGCGCCAGACGCAGCCTCAGCCTCAGCGACCTTCAAGGGAGGAACGTCTCCCTGCAAAGAGATCAGCCTCGCCCTCGCCGGTCCCT ACGGCGACACCAGTGCGGCCGCTGCACCGTCGCTCCCGCTCTGCTGGCGGGGAGAAGTGGGTGGACCACAAGCCATCCTCCAGCTTGGACTTGGGTACAGTTCTGCAGCCAGTCATTCCCAATGCCATCCAAGTGTCTGCACCGAGTGAGAAGGCCCTATCTAAGTGTGACCGATATGTGTTAACACACCAGGAGGTGGCCTCTGATGGCGAGATACAGACCAAACTTATTAAG GGTGAGGTGATTaaaaccagaggaggaggacagtctGTCCAGTTCACTGACATCGAGACACTCAAACAGGAGCTCACCACCGTCCCAAG GCGCAAAAGAAAGTCTTCTGAAGGCGCACCTGCCAATGGAGAACGAACAGATGGAGCTTGGACAGATGTGGAGACGAGG tGTTCTGTGGCGATGGAGATGAGGGCTGGATCAAGCATGGGTCCTGGCTATGAGCATCATGGGATCACCAA GCGCAGAAAACCCTAA
- the kif23 gene encoding kinesin-like protein KIF23 isoform X2, giving the protein MNRQAKGKTPRRPPNKKPSSNQKDPVGVYCRVRPLGAEDEECCIEVISSSTIQLHAPEGFKTNRNGEYKETQYSFKKVFGVSTSQIELFEHVAKPLVDDLIHGRNGLLFTYGVTGSGKTFTMTGSPGQGGLLPRSLDMIFNSIGPYQAKRYVFKTDDKNGMEVQNEVDALLERQRRENNLVPPKTPSSRQKLDPEIADMIKTEEGYKADGVDEDSSYSIFVSYIEIYNNYIYDLLEENQEDAIKPKPPQSKILREDQNHNMYVAGCMEVEVKSAEEAFQVFWRGQKKRKVANTRLNRESSRSHSVLIVKLAQAPLDADGDNILQDKNQVTVSQLCLVDLAGSERTGRTGAEGTRIREAGNINQSLLNLRTCIEILRENQMCGTNRMVPYRDSKVTHLFKNYFDGEGKVKMVVCVNPKADDYEETLLVMRFAEMTQEVEVARPVDRPICGFTPGRRHRNQAFKEELSRKLEERGGPERGVPSVINHLVHSLPPLPTCELTDPHDDITLPRLIEALQNRQRIRQMMIDEYNNAANRMKSMLQELDNNLIAKDNFVHEQNGKLVEKDKMIQINKAEIERLEKITRMQEHKIDILQKTTKIYEGDNRSLKQELETRQQRLQRELSDKRRMEQRMQGVVTDTQYKWEKECDRRVNAMQLEMQNKLWVKDEKLKQLKAIVTESKTPGRPDPPPRQTQPQPQRPSREERLPAKRSASPSPVPTATPVRPLHRRSRSAGGEKWVDHKPSSSLDLGTVLQPVIPNAIQVSAPSEKALSKCDRYVLTHQEVASDGEIQTKLIKGEVIKTRGGGQSVQFTDIETLKQELTTVPRRKRKSSEGAPANGERTDGAWTDVETRCSVAMEMRAGSSMGPGYEHHGITKRRKP; this is encoded by the exons ATGAACAGACAAGC gaAGGGTAAAACCCCTCGCAGGCCTCCTAATAAAAAGCCTAGCAGCAACCAGAAAGACCCGGTTGGG GTGTACTGTCGTGTACGACCTCTGGGTGCTGAGGATGAGGAGTGTTGTATTGAggtcatcagcagcagcacaatcCAGCTGCACGCACCTGAAGGCTTCAAAACAAACCGAAATGGAGAGTACAAAGAG aCACAGTATTCCTTCAAAAAAGTATTTGGAGTGTCAACATCCCAGATTGAGCTGTTTGAGCATGTGGCCAAACCTCTTGTTGACGACCTCATACATGGAAGAAATG GTCTGCTCTTCACTTACGGGGTCACAGGAAGCGGAAAGACGTTCACCATGACTGGCTCTCCAGGCCAGGGTGGACTTCTGCCTCGCTCGCTTGACATGATCTTCAACAGTATAGGGCCCTACCAGGCCAAAAGATAT GTTTTCAAGACTGATGACAAAAATGGTATGGAGGTCCAGAATGAAGTCGATGCTTTGTTGGAGCGCCAAAGGCGAGAAAACAACTTGGTTCCTCCTAAAACTCCCTCCTCAAG ACAAAAGCTTGATCCTGAAATAGCTGACATGATTAAGACAGAGGAGGGTTATAAAGCTGACGGTGTAGACGAAGACAGCAGCTACAGCATCTTCGTCTCCTACATTGAAATCTACAACAACTACATCTATGACCTCCTGGAGGAAAATCAGGAGGATGCAATCAAACCAAA ACCACCTCAATCTAAAATCCTCAGAGAGGATCAGAACCACAACATGTATGTTGCTGGTTGTATGGAGGTCGAAGTCAAGTCCGCGGAGGAGGCTTTTCAAGTATTCTGGAGAG gtcagaagaagagaaaggtTGCGAACACCCGCCTGAACAGAGAGTCCAGTCGCTCCCACAGCGTGCTCATCGTTAAACTGGCTCAGGCTCCTCTTGATGCAGATGGCGACAACATTCTCCAG GATAAAAACCAGGTGACTGTCAGTCAGCTGTGCCTGGTGGACTTGGCAGGGAGTGAGCGCACCGGTAGGACGGGAGCAGAAGGCACCCGTATACGTGAAGCAG GTAACATCAATCAGTCTCTGCTGAATCTGCGCACATGCATCGAGATACTTCGAGAGAACCAGATGTGTGGCACAAACAGG ATGGTCCCCTACAGAGACTCTAAAGTAACCCATCTGTTCAAGAACTACTTTGACGGAGAGGGGAAAGTCAAAATGGTCGTCTGTGTCAATCCCAAAGCAGACGACTACGAGGAAACCTTG CTGGTGATGCGGTTTGCGGAGATGACCCAGGAGGTGGAAGTGGCTCGGCCAGTGGACAGGCCCATCTGTGGCTTCACCCCGGGCCGTCGACATCGGAACCAGGCCTTTAAAGAGGAACTGTCTCGCAAGCTGGAGGAGCGAGGCGGTCCAGAAAGAG GTGTTCCCTCTGTTATAAATCACCTGGTGCACAGCCTCCCACCTCTACCCACCTGCGAGCTGACCGACCCccatgatgacatcacactgCCTAGGCTCATCGAAGCTCTGCAGAACAGACAGAGGATCAGACAGATGATGATTGACGAATATAACAACGCAG CCAACAGGATGAAGTCCATGCTTCAGGAACTGGACAATAACCTTATTGCCAAAGACAATTTTGTTCATGAACAAAATGGCAAACTGGTGGAGAAGGACAAAATGATCCAGATTAACAAGGCAGAGATCGAACGCTTGGAGAAAATAACTAGGATGCAAGAACACAAG ATTGACATCCTacagaaaacaactaaaatctATGAGGGTGACAATCGTTCACTGAAGCAGGAGCTGGAAACCAGACAGCAGAGGCTGCAGAGGGAGCTGTCTGACAAGAGACGCATGGAGCAGCGCATGCAAGGCGTGGTCACAGATACCCAGTACAAGTGGGAGAAAGAATGT GACCGTCGGGTTAATGCGATGCAGCTGGAGATGCAAAACAAACTTTGGGTGAAAGACGAGAAGCTGAAGCAGCTCAAGGCCATCGTGACGGAGAGCAAGACTCCAGGTCGTCCTGACCCTCCACCGCGCCAGACGCAGCCTCAGCCTCAGCGACCTTCAAGGGAGGAACGTCTCCCTGCAAAGAGATCAGCCTCGCCCTCGCCGGTCCCT ACGGCGACACCAGTGCGGCCGCTGCACCGTCGCTCCCGCTCTGCTGGCGGGGAGAAGTGGGTGGACCACAAGCCATCCTCCAGCTTGGACTTGGGTACAGTTCTGCAGCCAGTCATTCCCAATGCCATCCAAGTGTCTGCACCGAGTGAGAAGGCCCTATCTAAGTGTGACCGATATGTGTTAACACACCAGGAGGTGGCCTCTGATGGCGAGATACAGACCAAACTTATTAAG GGTGAGGTGATTaaaaccagaggaggaggacagtctGTCCAGTTCACTGACATCGAGACACTCAAACAGGAGCTCACCACCGTCCCAAG GCGCAAAAGAAAGTCTTCTGAAGGCGCACCTGCCAATGGAGAACGAACAGATGGAGCTTGGACAGATGTGGAGACGAGG tGTTCTGTGGCGATGGAGATGAGGGCTGGATCAAGCATGGGTCCTGGCTATGAGCATCATGGGATCACCAA GCGCAGAAAACCCTAA